Part of the Prevotella communis genome is shown below.
TTCTTGTCATCTAATTTGCTGTTTGAATTGACATATGAAACGGATAAGAAGTCTGCAATTCCAACTGTTGGGTCAATCACTGTTTCGCCATTTCTTGGATTAACAATGTCCACCAGAAATTCTATGAGAGGAAGTGGTGTGACAAACTGGGCATTTTGATCCTTAGAAAACTGTCCAGCAAACTTGTAGAATACTAATTGATACAAATCTGTTTTCTGAGAATTTACAAATGAATAATCTTGAAACTGTTTAACAACTTCAATCAGTATACGAACGAGTTTTTCGTCTTTAATGTTAAACAAATCACCCTGTAGTATACGGTAATATGTTCCACTTGCTTCTTCTTTTAATTTACTTATACGATTAAGAAAAGTCTGAATTCCACTATCTGCTAATGTGTTAAAGGACCTTTCTTCGGGCTTTACATAAAAATCTAGATATCTTGTGGGTTGCTTCTCATTACGCTTTTCATCATATATCTTCAAAGATAAAATCTGAACTAAAACTTCAAATCCCTTTTGATTTACCATTCCTAATTTGTCCATCGTTCTAAGAATTGCGGACATGGCATCATTAATTTGTGTTGATTGTATACCCGAAATAATATCAAGATCATTTATAGAACGTATAGAATAATCTGTTTCTTTTGCATTTGCCCAATTAACTATACGTTCATAACTTGGAATATTTCTATAAGGATCTGGTAAATTTAAGGATAGATCTTTTAGACCACTCTTTTCTCCCTTAACGTTATATTCATCACTATAACGCAGATATTTACCATTATACTTGCGGAATAGATACAGTCTTTCTGTGTCATACAATACTCCTAAGCAAAAATCAGCTTCGCTTTCTTTCATGTATGCTTTTAGCTGTTTATCCCATACTTCTGTTACGTTTTTATTGTCTTCTTTCTTGAATTCAATAGCAACAATTAAATGTTTTCTTAACCAATCCAAACTTTCAGAATTATTGTTCTGATGATAATCTTTGTATTTATCATACCACGAAGATTCTGAAAAAATGGCGGCATCAATTATAATATCCGACGAACTTTTATTACCCTTTGGAAATCTTATTTCAGTACCTATAAGGTCTTTTGGAAACAATCCTGAATTTACGATACTATATAAGAATTGCCACTTGTAATACTGTTCATTGTGAGAACCATCTTTTTTCAAAAAAGATGTTGTTTTGTTTAGTGTCAAATGTTCAGGAAGAAAACAAACGTATTCTTGAGCTCTCTTATACTTTGAATCAAATATGATTTTTGCTTCACTATATTTCATAATCTATTTATAAACAATATTCTAACAATACAAGATAATTACAATTATACTATTCTTTTT
Proteins encoded:
- a CDS encoding HsdM family class I SAM-dependent methyltransferase — translated: MKYSEAKIIFDSKYKRAQEYVCFLPEHLTLNKTTSFLKKDGSHNEQYYKWQFLYSIVNSGLFPKDLIGTEIRFPKGNKSSSDIIIDAAIFSESSWYDKYKDYHQNNNSESLDWLRKHLIVAIEFKKEDNKNVTEVWDKQLKAYMKESEADFCLGVLYDTERLYLFRKYNGKYLRYSDEYNVKGEKSGLKDLSLNLPDPYRNIPSYERIVNWANAKETDYSIRSINDLDIISGIQSTQINDAMSAILRTMDKLGMVNQKGFEVLVQILSLKIYDEKRNEKQPTRYLDFYVKPEERSFNTLADSGIQTFLNRISKLKEEASGTYYRILQGDLFNIKDEKLVRILIEVVKQFQDYSFVNSQKTDLYQLVFYKFAGQFSKDQNAQFVTPLPLIEFLVDIVNPRNGETVIDPTVGIADFLSVSYVNSNSKLDDKNIFGMDIDDQMVMLATLNMLLNGDGNAKIIAQTDGYGSLLTKFGSTGEPIQLIPSMNQNGDWEKRPDTNKIKKFDVVLTNPPFGEDRAYTPKDQKDLDVIKCYELWKLYGQREETNETKKKKTKAKEANKIDLGIVFLENAYRILAENGRMGIVLSNSIASIDSHRVARQWLMEKMRIVALFDMPANVFAETGVNTTIIVAYKPSNAELNRLKEQNYEIFIRDIKKVGYEVKTSKRVKYFSPSFKINYDTFETEIDSEGNPVLDEDFTQTIKDFRQWCLQQEKSLQDLFIKEK